AGGGTTCGGTTGCCAACTACTGAGCAGATTGGTCGGGGAATCTCAAATCTGTCAAATTTAAAGGCTCCAGGCGGCAACTGACTATGTGCCCGCTCGAGGAGTTTTTCATAATTTGTCTCAGCCATCCAATAACCTCCAGTGACTGCAAACAGTAGTTATTTAGGCAATCCAGTTGGCAAGCCATGTTATAGACTTTGTCCTCGCATACAGCAAGCATAATAGACATAATTCCCTAATTTAATACCTACAATTGTTAATGCGTGGTATCCATGAAGACCATTGTCATATCCGGATCTCCAGGCAAAGATCTGCACATTAAAATCGATTCAGTCAAAAATCTTCCTCCACCATTTAAGAAGTATTTGAAAAAAACGCTGGCCTACTCAAAGATTTCTGAAGCATATGGGCCGGAATGGGATCTTAACCGAGTTTTCAATGTATTGAAAGAACGGGCGGTTCAACCGTTTCACTATAGTTACGGTGGTCGTGGTCCTAATGTTGCTTATGGCTCGGCTAAACTCGGAGGTGATGTTCGGCTCGTAACCGTCTTTGGAGACGATTATGACAAGCCATACTCTGGTTTCTTTGATGGAGGTTACTGGAGTCACCTTAGACGCGCCGGAGTTAAAATGGGAATTTTCAGAGTTGAAGTTCCATGCGAACTTTGGCGTAAAGAGGATGAACTTCGACAGTATATTGAAAGAACCTATGGACCTAACATTTACGCTGCCGATGCTGTGCAAGTAGCTAACAAAGAAACATCTACTATCGTATGTTGTAAGGACATCCAAGGTATTGACTGGTATTATATAGACGACATTAATGGCGCCGGTTACTTCGAAGTTGCTAGGCCTGCGCCCAAAGAAGTTATCCGCCACGCCGATATCGTCTTCGTTGACACCTCAGAAGCCCCCTTCATGGCAGAGATGGTTAAATCTGCTAGCCAACTCGGCAAAGAAATCATTATGGATGTAGGATCCTACAACGTCACTCCCGAGCTTCTTCGCAACATAATTCCTAAGATTCGAATCGTTCTCGGGAATGCTACCGAAATCGGTTTAGTAAGTGAAGCGTTCGGGGTTCAAACCCCTCAGGAAATTTTCCGTGCATCCCCGACCAACTGCCCTCAAGTAATCGTACTCGAGGATAAAATTCAATGTACGGCCAAAGTTTTACTTCGCAGTGGGGAGGAAATCGATGTGGGTCCTGTAAAGGCAAATAAGATCGGTAACAGTGTTGGGTGTTGCGATGGAATTGCAGCTGGCTTCCTTACTTTTTATCAAAAGGATTTTGATATTGAAACCTGCGTTCGTGCAGGGTTGATTATTTGTGCCATTAAGTGGGAATCCGAAGGGGTACATGAGGGAATGCCGGATAAGATAACTTTTCGACAGCGTTTTGAGGCTCAGTTCCGCTCAGAGTATAGCCAAGAAAAATTAGTTGAAATTCGAAGGGCATTAGGATTTCAATCCTAAGAGTACACTAGGAGTGTGATAGGTGGTAGTAATATGAAAACAGTTCACGAAGTTAAAGATCTCACTCTGGCACCGCAGGGTAAACTTCTAATTGAATGGGCTGAAGCTCACATGCCAGTTCTAGCTCAGATTAAAAAACAGTTTGCTGTTGAAAAACCACTTAAAAATTTGAGAATCGGGGCTTGCCTTCATGTCACAAAGGAAACAGCGGTTCTAATGAGAGTGTTGAAGGCAGGAGGAGCGGATATTGCCCTTTGCGGCTCTAATCCGCTTTCAACTCAAGATGAAGTTGCGGCGGCGCTTGTAGAGGAAGGTATCCATGTCTACGCATGGAGAGGCGAAACTGCAGAGGAATATTATCGATGCATTGAAAATGTTCTCAGTTATAGTCCGCAAATAACTCTCGATGACGGCGCTGACCTAGTTATGACCCTCCATACAAAAAGAGCCGACTTGTTAGAGAACTTAATCGGAGGAACGGAAGAAACAACAACCGGCGTAATAAGACTAAGAGCTATGGCAGATGCCGGAGCATTAAAATATCCAATTATAGCAGTGAACGATGCTTACACGAAATACCTCTTCGATAATCGCTATGGCACAGGGCAAAGTACTATTGACGGAATCTTAAGGGCGACCAGCATCCTCTTAGCAGGAAAAAGATTTGTTGTATCTGGGTACGGATGGTGTGGTCGAGGAATTGCCGCTAGAGCTCGCGGGATGGGAGCAGACGTAATAGTCACTGAAACCGATCCCATAAGGGCTCTCGAGGCGGTAATGGATGGTTTCACTGTTATGCCAATGGCTGAAGCAGCTGAGATAGGGGATATTTTCGTCACCGCTACAGGCGATGTGGGCGTCATCCGGAGGGAGCATATGCTAAAAATGAAGAATGGAGCTATTCTTGCTAATAGTGGACACTTTAACGTTGAGATATCTGTTCCTGACTTAGAAGCCATCTCAATAACAAAACGAAGAATTAGACCGAATGTGGAAGAGTTCCTTCTTAAAGACGGGCGTCTCCTCTATTTAATCGCCGAGGGGAGGCTCGTTAATTTAACTGCTGCGGAAGGTCATCCCCCTGAGGTTATGATGATGTCCTTTGCAAATCAAGCTCTAAGCGTTAAGTACCTAATCGAACATGGGAAAAAACTTGAGCCAAAGGTTCACAAGGTTCCAGAAGAAATCGACCGTGCCATAGCTAAGCTTGCACTTGACGTCATGAATATTAAAATCGACACGCTTACCGACGAGCAGATTAAATACCTTAAAAGCTGGGAGCAAGGAACTTTATAATCCGTCGCTTTACATCGCTTAAGTGGTAGAATATAGAGACACGTCCATCTTTTGGGGCAACAATATAAAGTTAGCTTAGGTTGTAACGGTAATGTTTTAGCAGAGAAGGTTAAACGGGTATACGACGCCTATGTCCTCCTCTAATAGATCGCAGAAAATTGGAAGGCTGCTAACTTCCGCTAAAACTATTATTTGTACTCATGACATCTTTATCCTTGTTTTTATCGCCCTTACCATTAGACTAATCTTGCTTCCATTTACCGGCGACGACCATGACACCTGGATTTGGCACAGGATCGGGCGAAGTATAGTAGATTTGCATATGAACCCGTATGATTACAATCTTATTAATCCAAAACTTGCAGCTGACCCATATTCCTATCCGATTCCATGGGCACTGTTCTGCGCTTTAGCATACTATCTCTACACGTTCTATCCAACCACAGAAGCCATGTTATTTTTCCAGAAGTTGCCTTTGGCTATAGCCGACATCGCTATTGGATTTTTCGTTGGAAGGCTAACCTACCTAATTACTGGCAAAGTGAAACTCGAGCGTATTGCTATGACGCTTTATCTGTTCAATCCATATGCGATTTTTATCTCCTCTATTTACAACCAATTTGATTCGCTCCCATCCCTATTTTGCATGCTTGCTTTCTTTCTCTTCTTAAAAGGTAAGAAAGATCTAAGCGCTCTTAGCCTTGGGGTGGCAATTGCTTTCAAAGAGTATCCTGTGATTCTCCTTCCAACATTTCTTATATTTGAGCAAAATTGGAAAACGAGAATTAGGTATCTGCTTTTAGGGCTCACTCCAATAATCGCTCTTTCGATTCCATTCCTACTGTTAAACTATGAAAGTTATCTTTACGCGTTTACTTTTCAACATACTTGGGCTGGCAACTTTACATACTGGGCGCTTATTTACTCTTTTTTCGGGGTCCCGCGATATCGTGGAAAAGAATTACTACCACAGCAACTTGCTTGGATCAACGATGGCTTTGTTCTTGTCGTTATGGTTGGCATCTACCTATTTCTCAGTCGATCTCAAAGGGGAGTTTCGCAGGGACTACCTAAAAGTCTTCTAGCTACAATTCTAGCCTTCTTCTCTTCCTATCGGTTTATTCAAAACAATCACCCTATATGGGGGATTCCATTCTCAATTATTGACGGGGTGACCAGAAACCGCCGGTTCGGTCCATTTTGGTGGAATCTTCCGTTATTCGTTTACCTATCTCTTTATTGGTGGTATTTCCTCTATCCTCGTCCAGATTTCCTTGTTGAACTCTTCAAATATGGTATTTGGCAAGACCTGAGAGGGATTATTGCATGTGTGATTTTCCCGATCTTCACTCTAGGTTATTTCATTACCCTATTTAGTGGGGGTTGTTTTAAGTCTCCGTCTTCCAATCCTTGACAAATTAATTAATAAGCTGGATTCAGCTAAGCTTAAAGGCTTAAGTATAAAACCAGTAATTTCATTATACAAGTCGAACCTTTCTGGAGGTGCCAAAGCTCAGCAAAATTTTGATAACTGCTGCTCTTCCATATGCTAACGCTAAACTGCATCTCGGGCACCTTCGCTCAACATACATTCCCTCAGATATCTATGCCCGATACCTTCGGCTTAAGGGTGAGCAGGTTATCTATATCTGCGCATCTGACGAGCATGGCACCCCAATCGCCGTTAGAGCAGAGAAAGAAGGGATCACTCCACAAGAATATGTTGATAAATATCATAAACTAATTAAGGAAGATCTAGAAAAAGTTGGATGTTCATTTAATATATTCTCCAGAACCACTCATCCAACCCATGCCAAGTTAACGCAAGAATTTTTCATCCGGCTATTAGAAAATGGATACATTTACGATGCAGAATATGAACAACTATTCTGCTCTAACTGCAAGCGTTTCCTTCCCGACAGGTACGTTGAGGGAATCTGCCCCTACTGCGGAGCCGAAGGGGCACGAGGTGACGCATGCGAGGCCTGCGGCCGCTATTTGAAGCCTACCGAACTTAAAGAACCCTACTGTGTAATTTGCCACTCTAAGCCCAATGTTAAGAAGACAAGAC
The nucleotide sequence above comes from Candidatus Bathyarchaeota archaeon. Encoded proteins:
- a CDS encoding adenosylhomocysteinase; the protein is MKTVHEVKDLTLAPQGKLLIEWAEAHMPVLAQIKKQFAVEKPLKNLRIGACLHVTKETAVLMRVLKAGGADIALCGSNPLSTQDEVAAALVEEGIHVYAWRGETAEEYYRCIENVLSYSPQITLDDGADLVMTLHTKRADLLENLIGGTEETTTGVIRLRAMADAGALKYPIIAVNDAYTKYLFDNRYGTGQSTIDGILRATSILLAGKRFVVSGYGWCGRGIAARARGMGADVIVTETDPIRALEAVMDGFTVMPMAEAAEIGDIFVTATGDVGVIRREHMLKMKNGAILANSGHFNVEISVPDLEAISITKRRIRPNVEEFLLKDGRLLYLIAEGRLVNLTAAEGHPPEVMMMSFANQALSVKYLIEHGKKLEPKVHKVPEEIDRAIAKLALDVMNIKIDTLTDEQIKYLKSWEQGTL
- a CDS encoding DUF2029 domain-containing protein, with translation MNPYDYNLINPKLAADPYSYPIPWALFCALAYYLYTFYPTTEAMLFFQKLPLAIADIAIGFFVGRLTYLITGKVKLERIAMTLYLFNPYAIFISSIYNQFDSLPSLFCMLAFFLFLKGKKDLSALSLGVAIAFKEYPVILLPTFLIFEQNWKTRIRYLLLGLTPIIALSIPFLLLNYESYLYAFTFQHTWAGNFTYWALIYSFFGVPRYRGKELLPQQLAWINDGFVLVVMVGIYLFLSRSQRGVSQGLPKSLLATILAFFSSYRFIQNNHPIWGIPFSIIDGVTRNRRFGPFWWNLPLFVYLSLYWWYFLYPRPDFLVELFKYGIWQDLRGIIACVIFPIFTLGYFITLFSGGCFKSPSSNP